In the Epinephelus fuscoguttatus linkage group LG10, E.fuscoguttatus.final_Chr_v1 genome, ACATAATTTTAACCAGTCAGATGTAGTACAATGTAACATAATTAAAATTAGAGAATTGTTTATAAAGAATTTAGCCTATAATATGTCAAACACCACAGGGTGTGAGAGCTCTAACTGGAAATGTGCTTATTTAGTCTGTtcaaaggccaaaacacaattTATGCTAATATTTCTTTTTAGTAATATGAATACAATATGCAAGTAAATGTAGCTCAACTATATTTTGTCCATACATGATTCTAATTAAGTGACCAAGAAAGCTGAAAATGGAATAATTAAAACCATAATTGGAGTGTACAcatcaaagaaatacaaaataatgtttACACTTTATCAGTGTCTaccagagagaagaggaaatacGACCCtaaatttaaaactgaaatggTGGTGTGAAAATTACAGAAGGTAAATGGCTGCATATTTGGAGAACACCTCTCATACTTGGAGAGAGCATTACTGCACCATGTATTTTGACTCTGTCCTCAATTGTACAGTTTTGGGTAAATGTTTATGGGTTATTAATAAAATTATGGGTTATGAGATCATGCAGATATTGTACTTAGGCAGTATGGCAGGAGGAATAGTGTTACGAGAAGACAGATTACTACCGTAAATCTTGTTGGCGGCCTGTAAAAAGCCCTTCACAAAGTGATTGTACAAGGCAGACCCACCATCACAAAATGAATGGCTGAAAATTGTGAACAACATATATGATATGGAACTGTTAACCCACAGGATGATGACTCAAGAGGAGTGATGTAGAGAGAAATGGGAGAAATGGACAGTGTTTACATGTCAATGAGAGGATGAGAGATTGAGTCACTGACTATGTTACGAGGATGATCAGCTTTTGAGGGACAAGGCAATTCGGacctttttaattatttatatacatatttcTATTTGTTTGTATTCTATTTTGTATTACTTTTTTCCTATACTTTCTATCATTCTGTAAAACAGTACAAATAAAATGACACAGAAAGTAATCGTATTAATacctataataataataataataataataataattgttattattacagtTATCCAGCTTTGATGGATTAATATTCTGTTTATTCTTTCTGTACATAATGTAATTTCCTTTCTGTAGGTGCCTACAGACTTTAAAGCCCTGATCCAGAGGTTTTATCAACTTCAGTCTGAGCGGCTAGAGACCTATCAGCTCTTTGAAGAGTAAGTATCTATTAATGACCCACCACATGGTTATTAAATTACTGCGTTACTGCCTCCGGAGATCATTGTCCTTGAACTTAGAGGTCAAACTTGTACACCTCATTCATCtctgcttgtgtgtttttgctgcctTCCAGAGGACATGAAGCCTACCTGAGGACAGGACCCCATTATGACTTCGACCACTACAGGCAGCTGGTCCATGAGGTAACGCAAGCCTTCTGTGGGATCTCCAAGGAGGTGCTGGAGATCAAGGGGAAGCTGCACCATGAGTTTGACAGACCAGCTCTCTCTGAGCACATTGAAAAGCTTCAGAgcaaagagaaggagaaactTGAACTGGTGAGTAAAgactctgttttgttttttatattgaaTCCAAGACAGGGAAAAggtacactcactggccactttattaggtacaccttgctagtactaGGTTGGACCTCCTTTTGCCCTCAGAACCGCCTTAATTCTtcatggcatagattcaacaaggttctggaaacattcctcagagatgttggtccatattgacatgatagcatcacacagttgctgcagatttgtcagctgcacatccatgatgcgaatctcccgttccaccacatcccaaaggtgctctattggattgagatctggtgactgtggaggccattggagtacagtgaactcattgtcatgttgaagaaaccagtttgagatgatttgagctttgtgacatggtgcgttatcctgctggaagtagccatcagaagatggcaACCATGCCGTATTTAAGAGATCTTCTATGTAATGGGGGGTtaattcatttgcatttttatgccCCTGCACCAGCAATAGCAGTGGcttgaggcattatgtttttgtgttgtccATCCGTTCTGCTGTCCATCCTGCTGTCTGTCCTCTTCTCGTAagcacgatatctcaagaacacctagCGAATTTcctccaatttggcacaaacatctactagGTCTCAATAATGAActattagaatttggtggtcaaaggttaccGTGACTTTGTGTCCACCTTATTTTGTGaaagtgatatctcaagaaggccttgagggaattccctcaaatttgacaccaatgtccacttggactcaagaatgaactgatcaaTGGTGACCTCACAAAGCTTGGTTTTGACCATAATTCAGGAATccttattcattaattttccgtaactgggggggctggagtctatcccagctgacattgggcgagaggcgggatacacccaggacaggttgccagactatcacagggctgacacatagagacaaacaaccatttactctcacattcacacctacggacaatttagagtcaccaattaacctgacgtgcatgtctttggactgtgggaggaagctggagaaaacccatgaggagcaaacccacactgacacagggagaatatgcaaactccacacagaatcCTCTTGccgtgaggcgacaatgctaaccactgcaccaccatgccaacCTAATTCAGGAATTCATttgtaattatgacaaaatttcagtCAAATGTTCTGTGAAAACACTTCTGGCCATTTACTTAAtgccatatctcaggaacagaaggggagacattggtcagatactgaattggtgaacCTAATCTTGAGTGCTCACCTTGAAACTTTGTGCTGCTGGGGAGAAgatatgtgtgaagcatccatgttttcacatgcACGGACGGAAACTATGTGTGTAACTTGACGGTTTTGccgaggcatacaaccacaaagtGGTACTTCTAGATTTCACTGTGTATTAAATATCAGTATCATTTATACAACGtatataaattatattatacAGCAATACAACTTATTCTTTCACAAAAATCTCTCTGTTGCAAACATCCACTTAACCTGTCATAACTAATgatgtttcaaatgtattaattaTCGTGCAACGAAAGCTTTCTATTTCAAgttcacacattcatttaatgTTCGATACAACTCCACTGTTTGCCCACAAGGGGGCAGGCTTCTTATGCAGAACATTTCATACTCTCTCACTCTCATCTGAAATCCATTTCACCACCGATTATTACGCTGGCAGCTCAAGTCATAAATGTGTATACATCACTTGTGGAAAACTGCATGATGCGTCTGATGGGATTATTCAGGCTCTGTTTCAAGTCAGTGACATGAGAGCTGCAGTCTGTCTGTGGCGCTCGCCGTGAGCGAATAgacactgttgttaaaatgttacGCCTCGGTGTTTTCCACATTCTTGAACAGTCATACATCTGGTGTTCAGAGGTGATGTGTAGCACTTTTGTATGAAGTTTTACACTCCTTTATGATTTTAACTCAACTTCCTTTTCTGCCAGTAATGTCATAAAGCTCCCATTATGTTGGAGTTCACCCTCTGTCTCCCCTCCGTCCTCCACTGATGAATGGTTTGCATAAATCTTATCTGATGTGCCTTCTCAACAGACAGCCAAGCTGCAGCTGGCCAGGCAGCGGGCCCAGGATCACCCGGAGGACGAAGGCTGTCAAGAACAGATTCAGGAGATCAAGCACGAGTAAGAGCAGCTATTAACCACCCCTCCGTTTTTACTGCGTTCGCTCCCTGCTGACCCAGCCACTCACTCACTATCAACCTGCTGTCGGCTGCACAACTCCCCGTTTCCTCCTAATTTAACAGGCCATCCTTCGGTTGTAAAAGAAACTGTCAGAGATATCCTcaatgtttgtaacactgtgatCTGTTTTGCAGGATCATCAAGAACAAAGAGGCTCTGAGTGAGATCATGCAGGACTTTAAGTATGACTCTGAGGAGGGTGATTGACAGGTGGCTCCCGGGAGGCCTGCAGCCGCCCTCTCACATCACCAAACGGCTGAGCTGACGGATCGACTCGGCTCTGCTGCAACTTCCATCTTGGACTCCTCTGCTGCACTTATCGATCCCCCTCTGGCTCCACCCTGCTCGCTGCTGCAGTCTTACTCCACCCTGCAGGGGGCTTCTCACACTCTGACTCTGTGTTTCTATCTGtagtcatgtgtttgtgttaatgcatgcctcagcaaaaaaaacaagacaaaaaaaaaaaaaaaagaagaaatgtgtAAATATTCTAAAGGTTAAATAATTCCAGGAGGCTCATCCCGTTGTCTTTGTTTACTtgataaactgtatttttaaataaagtaaaataaaaagaatgaatttttactgttttatacaTTACAGAGTATTTTTCAGACACTACAGGTGCAGTAACAGAATATAACTTACACAAAAACATTCCTTAAATATGCAgttataaaaatataaacagtataaaatgtcttaaaagaAATAGTCTACTCAGCCACAGGACAGCATAAACATGTGACAGATAGTGAGGCCTTATTAATGGGGATTCAGTTACTAATACAACTGGGTATCCGTACCCAAGACCTTTGAAGGTATCAACTAAATACCAAGTAGTAGtaaaacttctccagtcaaactaCACCTGCATTTGTTTacccagatttttaaaaaatgtgtatgGTTTTGGTCACAGCCAAGAACTATAAACGTTCTTTAATTGAATGCAACATGTGATTGGATCtgtactgcagcagctacaaacCAAACAGTCTGTGGTGAGGTCGGTGAAGTCGAGCATGTTTTATTTGACGGAGTTGGCAGCTCAGCGTGCtgaaatgcaaacaaaacatttgaaagtatgGCCATATTAGGCTCCTGTGGCTCCCacccactggtaggaggtccTGTGGTAGacccaggacacactggagggattacatgtcTCAACtagcctgggaacaccttggggtccctcgggaggagctggaaagcgttgctagggagagggatgtctgtgGTGATTTGCTtgacctgctgcccctgcgaccgaGCTTCGgttaagcggatgaaaatggattgaTGGATAAATTTAACTATTTGAATAGTGCGCAGGGCAACATTTTAGATGGCTCACCACTCAGTAGGTGATTAGTGTGTTTAAATGGCTCATTAGTGAGTTCACAAATTTACTTTTCACAGAACTAGAATGGAAACAATTAATCGACTAGAAGTTATTCGCTTTCTACTCTGACAATCGTTTCCAGGCTTTTTGTAGCAAAAAAATTGAGTTAGTTGCAGTTGGCCCATTTGTACCTGCAACTGAAATTTTAATTTCCTTTAGAGGAAGTGTTGGGGCTCACCTACGCACAAATCTGAAGACATTTTCAAAATCGGTCAAACATTTTCTGAGATACAGCCATTTTCTTATTCAATTGTATTTAGCCTTTGggcacatttttacagtctgtggttgttgttcagcacttctGTGATGATTGGTCATTAAGGTGTTTGTCCCGCCCCTTCTCCgctgtgattggacagctggTGACGTTAACGAACCCGAGGGTTCACCCCAAACTTAAACGTTTTTCGACTTTCATTTTTAATCGGAAAACGGATAAATAACTACAGAAGACATTCGCTGTAGGATTTCATTGTTATGAATTTACTATTATAAGTCTCCAAAAAGACACTGCAGTTCAAAGCTGGATGACAAAGCTTCACGTCGCAGCCCTTGTTGGAGCAGCAAGGCGGATAACGTTAGCTGCGGGGCCAGAGCCCTTAATAGAGAGTCGCGTCACTTCCGTTCACAGCAATGGCGGCCCTTCGAGCTGCGGAATGGCTCCCGGAAGTTAGCAGCACATGCTCGCTAACAGCGCAGTGGAgtgacagcagaaaaaaatggtTGTGATGCACTTTTAAAGGTAAGACGACTAAAGACTTAAATTTTATATTATCAGCACATCTTAACGAAATTAACATGTACATTCAAGCATATAAGTGGATTATCCCCCGCTGAATTAGTAGATTTAATGGAATGCTAACAGATTAGGCTAGGACACTGTAGGCTACATACTGCACATACCATACACATAATGTTAACCATGAACAGCctattagttttaaattgtcCTGTCTTAAACCATTATATATAACATTGGGAAGTTAGcaggaaaagtcttttttttttgcgagCCAGTATAAGTTATAATATTAGCTCAGTTGAATACAACATTGCTGCATGGTTGttgggtggaggaggtgaaatgaaacaaaaaatgtaactaATGGGTGAGTGTTTTTCAGGCTATGTGGATATATGGatagcatttttaatatttctacaGTTCTGTTAGAAGATTTCAGAGTTTGAGTGAATGTCTTTGGGTTGATTATAGGACATTTCATTTAACAATCAGGAAATGATGActagtatttttcattttatttagatGGAACAATTAATGGGTTAATTGCGAAACTTATCAGATGattaactgataatgaaaataatcgatAATTGCAGCCCTACCCTGAACTTATTATTTCCAACAGTAATACATGTAGAGAGAAACTACCCTAAAGGCCATAACAACGTGAATCTCACATTTATATTTGCCTGGAGAAAACCACCCTCACAAAAATACTTTGTTAAACGTCTAGAGCTATAACAGTAGAGTGAGGATTGTCTTGTACATTTTGGTCCCACGTCCCTCATTTTACTGCCACTGCAATTCTGTTTGGCATAGTTTGTATAGTTTGACATCAAAGTACCATTAATGACTTGCTTATCttacattaaattattaaaaagtcttaactGTGAGAATGACTTTTATTTTAGAGTAAAAGTGCAGTTACTGAGGGCCTtaacatttgtgtttgtgcaaaCAGATCTAAGGGACAGATTTGGCCAGCGGAAACAGCAGAAAAAGGCTGCATTGTCTCACTTCAGTTATCTTCCACTCGGGCCCTTTAAACTCAAGTTAAGGCTTTATGACCAAACACTGCAGTATCCCTCAGGCGGGGCGTTGGACCTCTCACACAGCTGGGTCCCTCGGGGCCAGTTATCTGTCAGAGTTTCTTGATGCTGTTCTTGAATTAAACACCACAGTGGTGCTGAGCGGCGCTGCTATGAATTATCGTCTTGTAGAATCTGAAAAGACAAAAGCAGATGGTTCACACTGGGATAATTCAACGAGAAAAAGCATGTAATTTACAATCATCACGATAATTGCTCTGTCTGGCTGCCTCTTCTCTCGcatcctctcttttctcttcttctctcttcgCATCATCTCTTTCTTATTCTCTGCGTATTGCTCCGGGCCCCCTGCTACCTTTCTCTCAAGGTAATCAATGGGAACCTGTCACGGTTTGTGAACAAAGACATTATTCAGGCGACAGCGTGTGCCCTATAAAGCACAAAAACCCGGAGACTGCTGAGCTAATTGAGTCAGGTAGAGTGAAGGTTTCTGTGAGTTCAAGGACTGAGCGGCGGAGGATGTGGCTGAGGGATCTGAACTCACAaagtcacataaacacacaggagATGCCGGGGTTCTGCGTGCCATTTGGCCGCCATTTGGAGTTATTTTTGTGAAAGGGTCTTCTCACgccaagagaaaacaaaaggaatACATTAGAGTGGGCCGTTAATTGCATTTACATGCTCGGTCCTCTTTGTTGTGGTCATCAGCTGAAGATCAGAAGTCTAAATTGttaaaatatgtaataaaatCAGAGTTCATCGACCCACTTCTGGGCCAGTAAAGTCGAAACCGCACATTTTACCTGATCATAAAGTGCGGACTGAAACTTCACAGAGCCAGATCAAGAGAAATCAgtcctctttgtgtttgtgaaaaTGCTGACCACATGGCATAACAAAGGCAGGGTCAGAAATTCAGTTCAGGACTTCAGTGCAgcagtggatgtgtgtgtgagtatgcgTGTGTGTTGGGGAAGGTATactgaaaagagagagagattctGCTTACCTACCTGGTTGCGCGTTTTGTGCGATTTCTGCAGCCACACCCTCCACTGATCGTACAGTTTGATTGACATGCCGCTGCAGCCAGATGCATGCTTGCGCACCCAGCCAAAGAACTGCTTGAGTTCCCGCCGCAGGGTGGAGTTCTGCTCACCGGGCTTAGGATCGCAGGAACTAGTCTGCAGCCGCtctgggaggagagaggaggaggaggaggaggggggagacaaAGGAGAGAGTAAAGAAAGGAAGAGGtaacagagaggagggaggatgaGAGAACAGCGTCAAGGTTATAGCGAGGACAGGTGTTAGTGGTGTATAGATTATGCACTGGCCGCTAACTACGTCATGTGTCAGCATAAACATGACCCACAtggttcttttttaaataattatgaATTCATATAGTCAAAATTTTCAGGTGTGACCACCAaaagtaacataaaaataaactcaaaacacaaaaaaagataaaaaatacaGTGGAACAAATACCTTCATTCTTTAAATGAATATCTGCTGTGGAGCTTAAAGTAATAATCAAGACAGTTACTATGGTTTGTATGGTTTATGTACCCAGAACTCTACAGCAGTACTGTTACTGAGCAGGGATGGGCGGATTGATCCTACTCATTGTGTATAgattccttaaaaaaaaaaaaaaaaaaaaagttagtaaaatatatatatacacaaaacGTGGCTGACTGCATCACTTCAAAACGTTTTCGGTATAATATTTGTGCCAAAGCAGCCCTGAAATTAAGCTGGCCCGTGTAACACCGTGGAAACCTATGTGACATCAGGACATTTGGCAGAGAGGAAATGTAGTCTCGTGTAGTGCAACTTTTCACCCTGTAGATAAAAATACATCAAGATACACTATTTGTGACAAAAAAGTTCCACACAGCAAGAGTAACCtctttacattaaaaacagcaCACCATGAGAGTTGTAAAGAGTctgagcaaaaacaagaggaagaTGCCAAATTAATAAACATTTGTATTAATGGCTTGTATGTGTCGTGATTTTTCATTACGTGTTACAATCTTTTATTTCCTAAAAATGACCATTATTATATT is a window encoding:
- the rex1bd gene encoding required for excision 1-B domain-containing protein yields the protein MVPTDFKALIQRFYQLQSERLETYQLFEEGHEAYLRTGPHYDFDHYRQLVHEVTQAFCGISKEVLEIKGKLHHEFDRPALSEHIEKLQSKEKEKLELTAKLQLARQRAQDHPEDEGCQEQIQEIKHEIIKNKEALSEIMQDFKYDSEEGD